The Candidatus Nitrosocosmicus franklandus genome contains a region encoding:
- a CDS encoding 50S ribosomal protein L40e gives MNRKVKMGISKRVFIMPITDVVKKQIAQQRRLFFKICFDCGAKNPIGGTRCRKCRGSHMRLKNRTLGAKK, from the coding sequence ATGAATAGAAAGGTAAAAATGGGTATTTCTAAAAGAGTCTTTATCATGCCAATTACTGACGTAGTTAAGAAGCAAATAGCCCAGCAGCGAAGACTATTCTTTAAGATTTGTTTCGATTGCGGTGCAAAAAACCCAATTGGTGGAACCAGGTGCAGAAAATGTAGAGGTAGTCATATGCGATTAAAAAACAGAACTTTAGGTGCCAAGAAATAA
- a CDS encoding adenylyltransferase/cytidyltransferase family protein, which produces MNSTQRYLLSSIYCNNLSLEILQENNDNDSKGNEDSISISTSASPAPATRAEMPFLSYLSRKLEFDSTLFENELLNLEKEKLIEIKKNKQIGRSTINKEDEVFLTKRGRAEIKVVLVGGVFDLLHAGHIHTLKAAKLLGDVLIIVVATDATVSNLRSNRKIFHNENSRLELVSSIRFVDKAIIGRKTSIYDTVSFVRPDIIALGYDQSHDVKSMKKNCLERGIDVEVVRLSSPIPELKSSAIKSELGSSFYDLQ; this is translated from the coding sequence ATGAATTCCACACAACGGTATCTACTATCATCCATTTATTGTAATAACCTATCGTTAGAAATCTTGCAAGAAAATAACGACAATGATTCTAAAGGAAATGAAGATTCTATTTCGATTTCTACTTCTGCTTCTCCTGCCCCTGCCACGCGTGCCGAAATGCCATTTCTTTCCTATTTGTCTAGGAAGTTGGAATTTGATTCAACATTGTTTGAAAATGAACTGCTTAACCTTGAAAAAGAAAAACTCATTGAAATAAAAAAAAATAAACAAATAGGAAGATCTACCATAAACAAGGAAGATGAAGTCTTTTTAACAAAAAGGGGTAGAGCCGAAATAAAAGTAGTTCTGGTAGGTGGTGTCTTTGATCTTCTTCATGCTGGTCATATTCATACCCTCAAGGCGGCTAAATTATTGGGCGATGTTCTCATTATAGTAGTGGCAACTGATGCTACTGTTAGCAATTTAAGAAGTAATCGCAAAATATTTCACAATGAAAACAGTAGGTTAGAATTGGTTTCTTCAATAAGGTTTGTAGATAAGGCCATCATAGGCAGAAAAACGTCAATATACGATACTGTATCGTTTGTGAGGCCAGACATTATTGCTCTGGGATATGACCAATCTCATGACGTCAAATCAATGAAAAAAAATTGTCTGGAAAGGGGAATAGATGTAGAAGTTGTCAGACTCTCCTCTCCGATCCCTGAGTTGAAGAGTTCGGCGATTAAGAGCGAACTTGGAAGCTCTTTTTATGATTTACAATGA
- a CDS encoding alcohol dehydrogenase, translated as MKGAQIIKTNQPLEINDIKDPKPEGKQVLVKVIASGVCHSDLHLWEGGYAGPKGVFMKVEDRGVKFPLIPGHEISGEIEEVGNEVSNVQVGDNVLVYPWLGEGSCPACLSGEQNLCDSPKTLGIYQNGGYAQFVLVPDSKYVIKLSNLQFDSASSLACSGLTAYNAVKKAKPAQGLEKDHNIVIVGAGGLGLMAVQIAKAICDSNITVIDVNDQKLSEARKLGADTVINSKEKSDIVKEVKALTNGAGTDVVIDFVNNNITSINSFNMLRKRGKMIMVGLFGGSMELNLPMIPLRGYTLTGAYTGTFSDLTELVNLASQGKVKTVLDKRYSLDQVNEALEDLKNGKIIGRAIINPN; from the coding sequence ATGAAAGGGGCTCAAATAATTAAAACAAACCAACCGTTAGAAATTAATGATATCAAGGATCCTAAACCCGAAGGAAAACAAGTATTAGTTAAGGTTATTGCGTCTGGAGTTTGTCACAGTGATCTTCATTTGTGGGAGGGAGGCTATGCAGGACCTAAAGGTGTATTCATGAAGGTTGAGGATAGAGGTGTAAAGTTTCCGCTCATTCCAGGACATGAAATATCAGGCGAGATTGAAGAAGTCGGGAATGAGGTTAGCAACGTTCAAGTTGGAGATAACGTGCTCGTTTACCCATGGTTGGGAGAAGGATCCTGTCCTGCTTGCTTATCTGGAGAACAAAACCTGTGTGACTCACCCAAAACTTTGGGAATTTATCAAAATGGCGGATATGCGCAATTTGTATTGGTTCCAGATTCAAAATATGTTATAAAATTAAGTAATCTGCAATTTGATTCAGCTTCATCACTTGCTTGTTCTGGGCTCACTGCATATAACGCGGTAAAGAAGGCCAAACCTGCACAAGGACTTGAGAAAGATCATAACATAGTAATCGTCGGAGCAGGCGGATTAGGCTTGATGGCAGTTCAAATTGCAAAAGCAATCTGTGATTCAAATATTACAGTCATTGATGTAAATGATCAAAAATTGTCTGAGGCAAGAAAATTGGGTGCGGACACCGTCATCAACAGTAAGGAAAAATCAGATATAGTCAAAGAGGTAAAGGCACTTACGAACGGTGCTGGTACTGATGTTGTCATTGACTTTGTAAATAATAACATTACTTCAATTAATTCATTTAATATGCTGAGGAAAAGAGGAAAAATGATTATGGTGGGTTTGTTTGGAGGATCGATGGAACTAAATTTGCCGATGATTCCTTTAAGAGGATATACGCTTACTGGAGCATATACAGGAACGTTTTCGGATTTAACGGAGCTAGTTAACTTGGCTTCTCAGGGAAAGGTAAAAACCGTATTAGACAAAAGATATTCACTTGATCAAGTTAACGAAGCGTTGGAGGATTTGAAAAATGGAAAAATAATAGGACGAGCTATAATAAATCCCAATTAA
- a CDS encoding DUF120 domain-containing protein, producing MSRLINRSQQTASKVLIDLERENLIERVKNNKKFGIKLTDEGYQSLKDIYEILKKSMEVSADKQIIFKGKIVTGMGEGAYYMSLEGYRKQFYNKLGYKPFPGTLNVKLIDARYINSRRDLINHPSIHIDGFRNSDRTFGWVKCYTATITAVARSSYTLNSTPQHYKEGNVHVLLLERTHHDNSLIEVIGPHNIKETLKLKDGDNVVIKIRE from the coding sequence ATGAGCCGACTAATAAATAGATCACAGCAGACTGCATCCAAGGTGTTAATTGATTTGGAACGGGAAAATTTAATTGAAAGAGTAAAAAACAATAAGAAATTTGGAATCAAATTAACGGATGAAGGATATCAATCTCTTAAGGACATTTACGAAATATTAAAGAAATCGATGGAAGTGTCTGCTGACAAGCAAATTATATTTAAGGGTAAAATAGTCACCGGGATGGGTGAAGGTGCGTATTACATGTCTCTTGAAGGATATAGAAAGCAATTTTATAATAAGCTTGGCTACAAACCCTTTCCGGGCACACTCAATGTCAAGTTGATAGACGCGCGTTACATAAACTCGCGAAGGGATTTGATAAATCATCCGTCAATTCATATTGATGGCTTTAGAAATTCCGATAGAACATTTGGATGGGTAAAATGTTATACTGCAACAATAACAGCCGTTGCAAGAAGTAGTTATACCTTGAATTCAACTCCGCAGCACTATAAAGAAGGAAACGTACATGTGTTACTTTTGGAAAGAACACACCACGACAATAGTTTAATCGAAGTAATTGGACCTCACAATATCAAAGAGACTTTAAAATTAAAGGATGGGGACAATGTAGTAATAAAGATCAGAGAGTGA
- the dnaG gene encoding DNA primase DnaG: MINKINNEIVKMPNTGIVKYHVKLKFEVDGLVEKADIIGAIFGQTEGLLGPEMNLNELQKVSKVGRIEVNVDTKSNSARGDALIPMSTDISTAALIAAAIESIDKVGPFQAKFSLVGIDDIRAIKKKIIVDRAKKIVQEWATKTISEGEEMLKDVYDASKPGRLTTFGKAQLACGVGVFDSDWIILVEGRADVINLLRAGYDNSIAIEGAKIDETILKLTEGKKIVAFIDGDRAGDLILKELQGLVNIDKVYRAPPGREVEECTPLEISEILKDVEQLMKDKHSEAHTSGPTNVQQIRNNHRNEYGLKFVNGQEGSAARDYQKELPSSSSNRNNYVKYDSVNSEVIRTPNSSTTSTATTSSSLQPISKEDEEVISTAKKVFEEINEKLEAIIFDKSMKKIVKIPVSEILKKISNLKDGNLLVLDGIITPRLIEAANKSGIKYIIGHRISDLKKLNPSVRVQTFSDIGLISQSIRSS; encoded by the coding sequence ATGATAAACAAAATTAATAACGAGATAGTAAAGATGCCAAACACTGGGATTGTTAAGTATCATGTAAAGCTGAAATTTGAGGTAGATGGCCTAGTAGAGAAGGCAGATATTATTGGCGCCATTTTTGGTCAAACTGAAGGGTTGCTAGGTCCGGAAATGAATTTGAATGAATTACAAAAAGTTTCAAAGGTGGGAAGGATTGAAGTTAATGTAGATACAAAATCTAACTCGGCTCGAGGTGATGCTTTAATTCCAATGAGTACTGATATCTCTACCGCAGCTTTAATAGCTGCGGCAATTGAGAGTATTGATAAAGTTGGACCTTTCCAGGCCAAATTTTCTTTAGTTGGTATTGATGACATTAGAGCAATTAAGAAAAAAATTATAGTAGACAGAGCAAAGAAAATTGTTCAAGAATGGGCCACAAAAACAATTAGTGAAGGAGAGGAAATGCTAAAGGATGTATATGATGCAAGCAAACCAGGTAGATTAACTACTTTTGGAAAAGCACAATTAGCTTGCGGTGTTGGAGTATTTGATAGTGACTGGATAATATTAGTAGAAGGCCGTGCCGATGTTATAAATTTGCTCAGAGCTGGCTACGATAATTCAATAGCTATAGAAGGAGCAAAAATTGATGAGACAATATTAAAACTAACAGAGGGTAAGAAAATAGTTGCATTCATTGACGGAGATCGTGCAGGTGATCTTATTTTGAAAGAATTACAAGGATTGGTGAACATCGATAAAGTCTATCGAGCACCACCAGGAAGAGAGGTAGAAGAATGCACACCTTTAGAAATTTCAGAAATACTTAAGGACGTCGAACAACTCATGAAGGATAAGCATAGTGAAGCTCACACATCAGGACCTACAAACGTCCAACAAATCAGAAATAATCATAGAAATGAATACGGACTGAAGTTTGTAAACGGCCAAGAAGGGTCAGCAGCACGCGATTACCAAAAAGAACTCCCAAGTTCAAGTTCAAATAGGAACAACTATGTCAAGTATGATTCAGTTAATTCAGAGGTAATTAGAACTCCAAACTCGTCGACAACATCAACTGCAACAACTTCGTCTTCATTACAGCCCATCTCAAAAGAAGATGAAGAAGTCATTTCTACCGCAAAAAAGGTTTTTGAAGAAATTAATGAAAAATTAGAGGCAATAATTTTTGACAAATCTATGAAAAAGATAGTGAAAATTCCTGTTTCTGAAATATTAAAAAAGATCTCGAATTTGAAAGACGGCAACTTGTTGGTTCTCGATGGGATAATTACTCCAAGGTTGATAGAGGCCGCAAATAAGTCTGGGATCAAATATATAATTGGTCATAGGATAAGTGATCTAAAAAAACTCAATCCGAGTGTCAGAGTTCAAACGTTCTCTGATATTGGCTTGATCAGTCAATCAATTAGAAGTAGTTAA
- a CDS encoding toprim domain-containing protein yields MDKNDRLRIIREINDFINQINSEPVQESLVLVEGKRDREALAYLGCSGNIMIYHNFKSPIDMVDKFRDNYKKLIILLDLDRSGELMTKKICSMLGNRYIDQKYRNRLSNITQGRVKNIEELKSFYNSMLID; encoded by the coding sequence ATGGACAAGAACGATAGATTACGGATAATCAGAGAAATTAATGACTTTATAAATCAAATTAATAGCGAGCCAGTCCAGGAGTCGTTAGTGCTAGTGGAAGGAAAAAGAGATCGGGAAGCGCTAGCGTATCTTGGATGCAGTGGCAATATAATGATATACCATAATTTTAAAAGTCCCATTGATATGGTTGACAAATTCCGTGATAATTACAAGAAATTAATAATATTATTGGATTTAGACAGGAGTGGAGAGTTGATGACTAAGAAGATATGCAGTATGCTTGGTAATCGGTACATTGATCAAAAGTATAGAAATAGGCTTTCAAATATAACTCAAGGAAGAGTAAAAAATATTGAAGAATTAAAATCCTTTTACAATAGTATGTTGATAGATTGA